TTCATGGTCCCGAGGATGGCGGGAATGCCGACAGCGCGCAACATCCGGTACACTTCGGGATCCGGCTCCCGGGTCCCCACAAACACCACCAGCCGGGCCGCGGGAACACCCGTTTTCAGCAATCGTTGCAGTGAAGGCAGGCTGGAGGCGGATGCGGATATCACGACCCCGGCGTCAAGGGCGTTGACGCGGACGGCCTGTTCATGGGAATAGGTAATCACCACCGCGTATCCCCGGGCATGATGACATTCCAGAGAGTCCAGCACCATGGCATAGAGACGCTTCTCTTTAACATCCAGGGTCAGCACACATCTTTGGCGGGCCCATTCCAATGTTTCACCCAAGGTGGGGATGCGATGAGCGGTCACTTTTCCAAAGGGATCCCGCAATCGCAGCTGGCGCAAATGGGCAAGGTCTTTTTCCACTACCGCTCCGGTGCCATTGGTGGTGCGATCCAGAGTGGCATCATGCATGAGCACCAGAATTCCGTCGCGGGACACGCGCACATCACATTCAATCAAGCAGGGGGCCATACTCAGGGAATGGGCAAATGTTTCCAGGGCATTCTCCGGAAAGCCGGGACCGGGACCGCCGCGGTGAGCGCTGATCAAACAAGAACGGCCGTCTTTTCCCCAAAGGTAGGTCCGCAACTGATCCGCGTGGCTGAATCCATGATAAGCGGGAACCGGCTCGGGCATGGAAGATGAACAGGCCCCGATCAAAACAACCAGGATCCAGGCCGGCAACCAGGCCATACGGCGCATTGTCATGATTCCTCACAAACAACCTGTCCAGACTAGCAGAGCGGCAGGCAAAGATCAAGACGGGTCATCTCAAACTTGCCCAAGTGGGCGCGAACCTGTCTCAAGCTGTCTCGGACCTGTTGACAGAAACAGCAGGAAAGAGTACAATTCAATGAGCAGAAACAGTGGCGATGCAGCCGGGTTCGCCCGGCAGAAACGCCCAATTCTCATTCAACTTATGATAACAGGAGGTGAGCATGAAGGTTCAACCTTTGGATGACCGCGTGCTGGTAAAGCCCGTTGAAGAGGAGCAGCAGTCCAGCTCCATCATTATCCCGGACACGGCCAAGGAAAAACCCATTGTGGGTGAGGTCAAGGCCGTTGGCACGGACGAAGAGATTCAGAAGCTCATCAAGGTCGGTGACCGCGTGATTTTCGGCAAGTACGCCGGCGAGGAGATCAAGCTCGAAGGCGAAAAGCACTTGATCATTTCCCGCTCCGACTTGTTGGGCAAAATTGAATAATCCCGTTCGTCCGCGCTGAGAAGCGCCATGACGCACGGATGGGAACAGCTTTTTTTTGGGTTCAAAACCTGGGTTCAGGGGGTTCCGTTACTGGGGAACGGCTCCCTTTAACGGTTCGTTGCCGCATTATTTCAAACAAGAGAATGCCGGCGGCGACCGATACATTCA
This genomic window from Candidatus Aminicenantes bacterium contains:
- a CDS encoding glycerophosphodiester phosphodiesterase family protein; translated protein: MTMRRMAWLPAWILVVLIGACSSSMPEPVPAYHGFSHADQLRTYLWGKDGRSCLISAHRGGPGPGFPENALETFAHSLSMAPCLIECDVRVSRDGILVLMHDATLDRTTNGTGAVVEKDLAHLRQLRLRDPFGKVTAHRIPTLGETLEWARQRCVLTLDVKEKRLYAMVLDSLECHHARGYAVVITYSHEQAVRVNALDAGVVISASASSLPSLQRLLKTGVPAARLVVFVGTREPDPEVYRMLRAVGIPAILGTMNHLDRLARRRGDEVYRELYRSGAQILSTDSVRRVARSLEKTGRGSADIY
- a CDS encoding co-chaperone GroES, which codes for MKVQPLDDRVLVKPVEEEQQSSSIIIPDTAKEKPIVGEVKAVGTDEEIQKLIKVGDRVIFGKYAGEEIKLEGEKHLIISRSDLLGKIE